AAACatcaaagttgttttcttttcaatatAATTGAGAGCTGttgaaaattaaataataatactGCCACACTTCTTGTAAATTAATTTTCAGTTAACTTACTTATTactattttcataaatatttcttTCCTGCAAAATAAGATTTCTGTAAAAGAAAATTGCAAAGTATTTCTATATACTTATTCTCAAagtagaagaaaaaaaaacatgccgTGAAATTCTCGTtacctgaaataaaattttactACCAAAGCATGTCATGAAAATTAACGTTCATTTGATTTCGACAGTGTGACTTCTGCTACACATGCATAGGCACACGTGATCCTTGTAAAATGACCCTTTCATTAGGGTGGTTAAAATCATATTAAAGATACCGAGAATTGTATTTGATAGTCTGTTTAAACAAATTAAAGATACAAGCATtccactttttttttaaagcccTCCCTCCTTCCCTATCAAAAGCATGACttacattttcttttctctttttcgttctgtatatttgtttgtttgttattttatgtttgtttgttgttggtggtggtcaCACAGTGCTCAGCCTCTGTTGCCACGTAGATATAGACATCAGAGAAATAGCGTTCATCTGGacgacaaaaatgaaaacaaacaactcAGAAGATTTAGCTCTTTGGAAAATGTTAAAAATTCTACTATTGCTTGGCCAGAAGTTGCTGATTCTTCTTACTATTCAGGGTAGGTGCAATCACCCCTATTTCAGTATAAATAGAATAACCTGCTGTAGAGATGCATAGGACTCTTCCACATTGTGAAGGGGTACAGTATGGCAATTATTCAAGGAACAGTAGCTGCATTCAcctcatatttcaaaaaaaaaaaattagaataaCCACACTGGAGAGGTGTGGAGTATTCCACTTTGTGAAGGGATAaagtactataataataattattcaGGGAACATGCAGGTGCAATCACCCCTATTTCAGTACAAATAGAATAACCCATTCTGGCAGCATTTTCATGTAAGACTCTTGAAAATTTGTCAAGGGATAGGTAAGTAGCAGTACAGTGTGATGTAATATTCTTTGTTATTTGTACCGTTGCTTGAGAAATTACAAAACGTTTAGTCTGTGTAAAATCATACCATTCCATACAACAATAGTACACATGTTTGATCTCTTTATCCCTTGTATTCCCCACACTTTGGGTTTTATAATGTGTTTATAATTAACACTAATATTGATAAAGTGACTAGTTTTCAGAAAGGACAGCATACATATATGATAAAGAGTAAACATGATTGCATAATTTATAATTTCCAGAGCTACCTTTTAATTTCTGATACTTGTAGTCTTTGCTGCTTGCAACTGCCAACCATACTGTAATTATTAAACTACAAAATAACACAATCCCAAATGAAGATTTCATAAATTTGCTTTTTCGCTGGCATTGCAGCACAAGGTTTACTCAAGATTCCCGAGATTTCAGCTTTCTGTGACAATGAGCACATGAAAACTATGTTATGTATTGGAcatctttgaaaatattttagtttGAATTTTAGGGGTTTTCAGTTTAAAGAAATGAaagtattatataatatattgtggTAATCGTTATAATAAAAATTGAAGTATTTAGTAAAAAGGTAATGGTTCCAGGTGTTTTGCTGCCTAGGACATGAACACCTCAACCCTATAACAGTCCACACACGCCTACCAGTAGTAAGGTGTGAAATGGTTTGTAATCAAATCGGTTTCAATTACATTTCTGGAATTTTCTGACCGTagaaagaaatatgtttattacTTTAAGCCTTTATTCTGGTTTCGTGTTTCAgaacaatattgaaataaaaagtacactcaaaacaatagacctgttgctggttccaagatgcattgaaCATCTCTCCTTACAATGCCAGTGCAGACACACAGTGCAccttggaactggaaaatcaactatgataacatgtaccatgcTTTGTAATCAAATTAGCTAGTATGcagtacatttttgaaaatttctgaCCATCAAACGAAATCTATTGTTTTGCATACACTGTCAGTTTAGTTGTGTATTTCAGAACAACAGTCAGGTAACCAGAAAAGTACAACCAAAAGAACAAAAGACTTTTTGAACACAATTTGCAAATTTGGCTACTGTTTACTAATCTAGTTTCTCCATGCCTTGAGTAGGAAAAGATCTATTAAGATCTGTAAAGGTAatcttgttatattttgtgtacatttcaggaAGGGAGACAAAGAAGGCAATGGTAATGGTGTCAACGACttgatgaaaagtgaaataagtgaaagtGGAAGTCTGTTAGCTAACGTTAGTATTGATACAAATCTTGACGAAGACTTGACAGACTTAGAGTTACAGAGTATCACGTCGTCTGTCATGTCACCACTACAGACACCAACGTCGGTGAGAACACCCAGTGATAACGGTGTATTAATGCCAGCCACGGTCAAACCACGGAAAGAAAATATGCACGTCATCAAGAAAGAAGAAGAGAGGGGAGAATTGTTGAAAAGAAAGACACCAAGTGTTGAACGTTTAAATAAAAATGGCGAGATTCCTGAGAGGGTAGATGGCGATTCCATCAATGATAGTTCTCCGGATAGTATTCCTGATTCCATTATTATGGATCAGCCACCGATGAGAACGAAAACGAAACATGGCGAAGCCTTCTTTATAGATACCTCACCGACAAGTCCTGTAGAACCAGCTGTCACAGGCAGTTACACAATCGCTGACAAACCAGTAACGGCAGAAAGCGCTGTTGCTGCTGGTATACCGATTGTTAGCGAGTCTCCTCGTAAAAACCCGAAGGAGTATTTACACGGTAATCCTCATACGAGACACGATATGAACATTACAGGCAGTCCACAGCATAGCAGACATACAGAAACACCACGGCAACCCGCAGGGAAAATCACATCGATGGATGGGGCAGGTACTAACCATATAACAGACACAGAGATATCtagagacagggacagagaaCTACATAAACTGCATAATGACCAGACAGATAGAGAAGACACGAAAAAACTTTTCATGATGCAATTTGGACAGGCTATGCACAGACAGCAACATGTAACGCCGCACCAACAAGATTTGGGTGGTGAAGACGGCAAGACTTCTCACGTAGCATGCCGTGAGGCTTACGACACCACCACGACGGACACAAATCACACGCATGGCAACCATGCTGACAATAGAACTATGCATTTGCACAATAATGTTTTGACGCGACAACACGAGGATGAACTGACAGGGCATAATGCGCATAGTAACACTGTTAATCATAATATGACTTCTTGGTtacaacacacacaccaacaccATTCTACTAATGATAACAAGACAGACTCCACTTCTACAGTGCCGGTCACCAGTGAACTCATGCAGATCAGGATGAAACTCGAAGAAAAACGCAGGCTCATCGAAAGCGACAAAAAACACCTGGAGAAGTCCAGAGCCAGACAGCGACAGCGCATGGGCAAAGCTGCGTTTCTACAAGTCATCGGGAAGAAAGATGGACCATCGAGTGAAGTGGATGTACGAGAACGACTTGCTCCCAGACAACAGAACGTCGGACAACAACCCGTTCCTGACGAATATTATAATAAGTCCTTTGAAAAAATTAATGCTAATTTAACTCAACTGCAAGGGGAGTTACTTCGGCTGTCACAGCAGCAAGAGCAAATGAAAACTGCAATGACAGATAGTCCTCGGGAAAACGAACCTCAACAAGAACATTTCTGGCTTGACAGGTCAGGTGACCAACGTCAAGGAGATACAGAGAGTGGAGGTGGTGTTGGGggtttttatttaggggagacgCCATCATCCAGTGTAGCGTCTACCCCTTCATCAACTAGATCCTGGGCAGCTGAGAATCCACTGTCAAAACAAAGTGACTATGTTGGAAACTGGGCTTCAGCTCCTAATCTCACAGGTAGCAAACCTCAGCGAGCCCCAAGCCCTGCTTATGCCGAGAGCCCTGATAAATACCACCAAATTGGTGTCACGCCAAGTAAATTCCAACCACCAGATAGGTATCAGCAACCATCTGTCACGCCTAGTAAATTTCAACCACCTGATAGATACCAACAACCTTCAGTTACACCCAGCAAATTCCAAGCACCTGACAGGTACCAACAACCTGCTATCATACCAAGTAAATTCCAACGCCCAGCTTCTCCTAGGTTGCAATCCGGCTTTCAACCGGGCGTAACACCAAGCAGGTACCAGCCAATGACTACACCTAGCATAACGCCAAGTAAATTTCAACCACCAGACACAGGTCCAGCTAACTTCTCACCTGCATTCTCCATATCACCTGGTGAACCTAACACTTCCATGGGGACTAACTTTGCCTACTCACCATTCACTAACCAGACACCATCATCTGTGACTGGCTTTACACGTACTAACCAAGCAGCACCAGCAGTAACTGGCTACACACCACCATCAACTAACCAAAATACAAGCCCCATACCATTTACATTAGAGCAAGCAATGTCATCACCGTATCCAGCTGTCTCCCAGCAACCAGCATCATTTGCTCCATCAGCATCTCACGTCTCCCAGCAACGGactgtacagccattgcagccCTCTGCAACTGCACCTATACAGCCAGCTGCAGCTTCAACACCATCACCAGAGCTATTGCCGCAAACCTTGCCATCACCAGTTCAACAGCAACCAGTACAGCAGCAGCCATCACCAACAAAACAGCCTCGGGTGGTGCAACAACCTGAGTCCATACCCCAGAAAGTGGTGGAGACAGAACCAGTGAAACCAACCCCAGTCATTGCACAAGTACTTCCAAAGAAAGTCGAATCAGAAAAGAAAGTCAGTCAACCTGGCGACATCAATACTATCGCCATGACGCCACAACCAGTGGTACTGGAAAAAAGTCCTATAATCATGGATATCAAAGAAGAAAGAGAGAAGCAGCAAGTACAAGAGGAAAATGCCAAGGAAGAGGAAGAAGGGGAGGATGGAAAAGTACGAGGATTTATAGTGGGCCAGGAATCAGTAAGTTccatgtattcatatcactaacCCTTTTGCTATTCAACTatgcatacattatattattacatgtgttccacagattacttgcactggtgtgcgcgtgcatactagtggtattttcactgcagtgcaatactgaaaacattattgcatacatgaGATGTAAATGAGGATGAGattacacatgtaataataacagaaccctatgATGTGCAATTATAACTATGACATACTCAGGGGTACgccacacttgtactcacaTGACATcgggttctgtcatattcttcCATGGTGTATTGTTTGATAcctatttgttttttaaatcagTTTATATATATTAAGAAAGCAATGATGCAGTAGCCCATAGCAATGATACCCGATAAAGGCACaacatcaatttgatgtttctctgaaatcacaagtaattgtaggtgaggtaaaatcatgaaatgactttccagaacctATAGCTTATCAAAATgtgtctatttcctggagtggtattcccctttaaaTGGTAGATACTCACTTACTTACAATGCATAGGTCAGAGGTGTCAAGCTCCAATTTTTCCAAAAAGTACACATCTGACTTTGTAAAACAGGACACGCTTCTTAAATTGTACCActattttgtctttttacagGCTAATGATATAAGTACAGCTAAGAAGAAAGAGAATTTCTTGAGAAGTAGGTTAAAACGACAAGAAGAAGAAAGAGCCAAGAAAGCTGCAAGAGAAGTGGAAGCTGAGAAAAGACGAGAAGAacagaggttagtctagtttgTCATAATAAAAGACAAATATGTCTGTGAATTTATATATTCCTTGGCTGTACTCTACCCAGTCTGGATGCCAAAATGgtggtgtaaatcgtaatgatactgtatagccCGGAACTcgactacatgtatacttataCTGTACCATCCTATACTGTTAATGATGTAATCAAAAGACTAGATTACACTTCCATCTAAGGTAGATTCATCCAGACAAACCTTTCATTATATCCCATTGATTGGATCTTTTAATTATGATGCCCTCTTTGATCCCTTGTTTTCCATCACCTTCGTAGTTCCTTTCGCTTGGGCTAAAATAGTCGACAGGTTTAGAAAGTTTTGGTATCAAACTGAAGATGTACTTATTCAAGGAAGTCTGCAGTGAGAATGGATTGACCAatcacccaaccaaccaacaaatacataaattgatcaatcaatcaatcaattaatcaatcaagcaagcaagcacaATTCAattattgaatgtttttatGATTGAAGAGTTGGTTGGTTAGATGTTTGATCTTTCAGTTGCTTGGGTGGTTCATTGattcatttttgaatgattgattgattgattgattgattgtttgattgattgattgattgattgattgattgattgattgatttgtcaGCCATTAAGTACCATAAATAAAGGTTCCATCATACAAATTGTAGCACTGAGTCAGTTATATCACAGTGACTTTATTTCATAAACATCAGTGAACCATTTCtgaaacaacacagagacattTCTACAAAAGTACAATGCAAAGTAAGCCAAAGATTTTCGAGATATCGGAATCTTCATCATGAGGGCAAATTCCTGATTGAATTCCCATATATTCCATGTAGGATAAAACAGGAAGAGGTTGAAAGGAAAAAGGAAGAAGACAGACTAAGGAGAGAAAGGTTAAAGCAGGAATACCTGaagagaaaacaacaacaacaacaagaacaggAACAAGAAAAAGAAGACAAGGACATTATTAGGAAACCTAGGAAACCAAGACCCAAGTCAAGAGTTCTTAGTCAACCTAATTTAGACCAAGACCTTGGGAGTAGGGAGTCAGTTGTGTCTACTATGTCAACACAGTCACAAGGTAGGTTTAATAGTTAGGGAGTTAGGGAGTCTGTTGTGTCTACTATGTCAACAGTCACAAGGTGTAGGTTTAATAGTTAGGGAGTTAGGGAGTCAGTTGTTTCTACTATGTCAACAcagtcattcacacatttctgGGAGTTATCTGCCATCTTTTCGGATTGCACACCATGTTTATTGTGGGCATGAACATGTAGGATGTAACTCAAAAAACTGAAAAGGAGAGATGTGATTGGATGCAACAACATTTTGTTGCAGAACAGCAATCAAACAGACCACCCTTCAGACATTTGTGGACAGGGATGCtgagagcgccctcaacgacagatctttcagtctacatgCCATTTTCTGTCTTCCATCTGTTTATGTTGTACACACTAACCTGTACTATTcattgtgtgtgtatgataACATTTATGATTTTAGCTCTAAAACTAAAATTACTGACTACTAATTGTAAAACGGGAATGTAAATCGGGAAAATCAACACAAAGTGAATAAGTCAATGGTTAATTAAATGTAAACGCGTCAAATATGTCAATAAAGAAATTAGTATCATTTACAGCACAGAAACCATTTACAATCTATATTTTCTACTGTAAACTGCAGTaaaattcttgaaaaaaaaaaaaaattggaagtTGTAAATTTCAAGGAAGAGTGAATTTACTCTTTCATTCTCAAGCAGTGAAATAGTACCGGGGGTATTACAGAAGAACCTCCACACACATATTTCATTGGTAATTATTAGCATTTTATAGTTTAATCAAAGTGGTCATTGACCTTAcactgtatatttgtgtgtgttcactgatgtTGTATGTCTGTAATATCAGGGAGTTCATTATAAAGGAGTTCGTAATATCAAGGGTTGAGTGGGTATTGCTGTAGATAACTAACACTTCGCCACTAACCATTTCTAACCAAgcctgctgtgtgtgtgtgtgtgtctgctaCCTGTAGGTCGCGTGCCGACGTCTACACACACTTCACCCGGTAAAACCGTAACCACGGTGACATTCTCCAACACATTAACTGTAACAGACGGTCAAGGTGCCGCATCACCAGCCACTACAGATACATCATCTACACCTTCTGTAACTTCAAACGGAGCACAACATGCTAATGTCTTTGCCGAGTATTCTGGTGTGTTATTTCTTTCCTCTTATCGTACCTTGCATGTACTCGTAACTTGCATACTGACCAGTTCTACAAAGTACAATGGAAGCAATAatagccaaatgttgttgtgggtcaaaatgataaaaactagcATTTCaattgtgagtcaccacatagtaagagataggggaacaccaacgTTTGGtgcatcacaagaaattgtgtgtgtcaatggCAATTCAAATTGGCTTAAAGGACACTCGGATCTTGCTcaacaaaaattgtacaaacaTTGCCTAACTATAAATTAACAGGATCTAACaaaaaaattggtcaataaTGTAATATGCAATTATGACCCATAATAAATAAAGGGggaaaaaatttgaaaaaggCTTGCTACAGATAAACACTCTTAACTGAGACTGTAAAGTATACAAATACTTGACTTGTCACAAACATTTACAGAAATTCTATGATGACTATAAAACTCAGTATGCAAGTTATGATGGGTGTATGTTGGTATTAACTCTATATTCTAAACATttcacataaatacatgtagtatatgaaGATATATAAGCTATAAGGGTATACATAAATAACTTTGTCATGATGTAATACATACACTGGACAACTTCTCTTGCATGTGTTTATTCTGCATGTGAAATaacctttttaataaattaaCACATTATCATTGACAATAGAGCAAAGAATCACAAATATTAAAACAGAATCATTAATTTAATAAATCATgtcattgacagttttttttttgtcatcagtaaaagtatttttttaagtTTGGCATGCTCTCTTTTTTGGTTGGGAGGGGGCTATTACTGTCACTGTACAGTGTGACCATTGAACGTACTACAGgatatgtcatattttcatattacacTGTTAACAGTATTGAATTTGTTGCATGAATGTCTTTATGCAGATCTATGGCAAAGTTAACATATGTGAAAACCAAGCATGTCGACATGTACTCTGAAGTAGTaaagacaaatacaaaaaaattgtatgtttctgATAACCGGACCGACCCTAACTTCAGCTGCTGACTCTAAACATTTTCACAACGAGTTAGAATTTACTTCTGTTTCTGTGTAAACTTtattgccaaagtatctttgggCAAGaattgtcttttaaaaaatcaaattctGGAGATACCGAGTGTAAGTTGAATTTGTATGTAATAGTTTATTGTATTTGGCTACTTCacatataattgtcttcatttacttcgtTTACACCTCGTCAAACTATCActgaagtattgtgaccgatgAGTATATTGTCTTTGAGTTGAAGCAATTTctaaccaccaccacccccccccccctcaaaaaaaagaagaagaagaaaaagataaaataactaaaataaaatttcgaCCCACCTACCCTAATTTCTgatgtcatgttatcagaaacaaagaattatttttatttttacctaATTGAATgcctatatacatataaatctgTGAGCATCATATTCTATCCATCAAGAGTGAAAGTGCTGTAAGGAAATCAGGAACAAAGAAATTGGCCATCTCTAATAGTATTACCATTGTCTTTACAGGACCTAAGCTGTTTGTAAAACCCACCACTAAAACTAATCGTCACTTGATCACCAATGCTATCACATACTGTGTATTACCTGGATATGTTAACAGAGACATGAAAGATAAAATACTGGAGGTATGTATTCAGTAGAGGaactatatgtgtgtgtcacaATCAATTGTCCCTACGTAGAAAGTCACAGGAGAATGGCAACatggccatagagggcgctgttgctTTTCTGGTGACTCAAggaaaatactaaataaatatatatgagtACACATGGTTTGTTTGGAGCAGTTATAAAACTCTTTAACTGTATGTTAAGATTCAGTGTTACAACACGCCATTGTACGCTCCATTCTTACAAGTGAAATTGAACACGCATTTTTTTATGACTAAGAGAAGAGGCAGGCCTTACCGGAATATTAATATGACCAAAACTTTTTCTTTCACGAATTCTCAGTCTCTGTCTCGTAAGACAAAAGCATCCAATGTCTCAAATTTTGTATCATTGTAAACGTTAAgatcaattttacatttttcttcAATCAATGAGGAAACAATTCTGTATTATTTTGACACCCTGGATAATGCTGATTAGATGGTACTGAAAATTCCAGatttagttttcaaattttgtttggacttttcaattatcaattataataatatttcattttttgaattttcaggAGTTAGCCAAAGCAGAAGCCAAACACTTCCTTATTCTTTTCCGGGATGCTGGGTGTCAGTTCCGTGCATTCTATGCCTACACACCAGAAACTGAGGAAATTGTGAAATTCTATGGAACAGGACCTCGTCAGGTGGCTCACAGTATGATCGAAAAATTATTCAAGTAAGTTTTATATTATAGCATGTATATACAGAAATACTTGAACGTCAGTGCAAGATGACAACATCACAAGAATATAACTAAGCAATCATTATCTCTTATTGTTGATTTTCATGGTTTACATACATAGTTGTGTATGTAGTacgtacatccatccatccatccatccatccatccatccatccatccatacatacatacatacatacatacatacatacatacatacatacatacatacatacatacccctCACTCCCATCCCATCTCAGCTCGGCTCCATAAGTTAACATTGCATCATTAGTTTTCAGAACTAACaatcattgttgttatttacttGTAGGTACAACTCTGGTGGCAAACACTTCTCAGTGATTCCATCCAAGACAATGTCTGTGTCAGTGGATGCCTTTACAATACATAATCACCTGTGGCAGAGCAAGAAAGCTGGGCTACCTAAAAAACATTGAAGCTGTTTAGTGTTAACCagatttgtgtacatttcatgggGACTTTTGTCATTGCGATTCATACACGTACAAATGAACTTACCAGCAAAACCTTGTCAGTTTCATCCAAGGTCGTCTCTCTGAACTACGTCGTATAAATGTCATGACAGATGTCAACGTATGTGCTGAATGTAGAGTTATCTGATGTGTAGCATTGGTCAATTTTCAAAGGAAGGCAAGCAACTCTTTGTGAGACTGTAATGTATAAAGTTTTGTTCAGCAAGTCAGTCTTAATTTGTAAATTGCCAAGTAGTGCTCAGCTCTGTGCTGTGTTCTGTATTTGTGTGCAATTTGCCAATGATGGAAACACTGCAGAGTTATTCCGAATCCTGAAGACTCGTCCACTGTTGTAAGATGTGAAGGCCATCCCACTACTATAAGAAATAGAGACACTATTCCGAATCCTGAAGATGCTTCCTATGTTGTAAGAATTGGAAGTCCATctcactactacaagaaatagAGATACTATGCTGTTAAACAAAAAATCAGATGAGGTCCTCCCTCATACTGTAGGAATTGAGATCCTCCCTATGCGATAAGCACAGTGATGAACCTCCACTTTCCTTATTGCAAGAAATTGAGACCCTACCTATGGTTTGAAGAGAGAAGGCCTTCCCATACTTTAGAAGTGGAGACCCTCAAAATGTTGTAAGGACTGAAGGGCCCCACCCCCATACTGTAGAAATTGAGACCTTCAAGTGTAAGCAGTGATCACCTCCTGTAGGAATGGATACCCTCTCAGTACTGTAAGCAGGACCTGCTACACAACGAGAAATGGAGACCCCAATGATTTCACAGTGGAGTCCCTTTCAGCACTGTAAGCAGAGAAGACTCCCCCATTAGTGAAAACCGCTCCATGGTATAAGTTAGTGACACTGCAAGCTGTAGACAATGGTGGCAGTAACCAAATCTCATCAGCAGGTCCTACAGCTACCACAAACAAAAAAAGTCACTGGAATGCTGTAAGCAGTAAAAAGTAGTGATATCCCACCCTATACTGTTAACAGCTACCATTTTACATAGTACTGTGTATGTGTAACTGCCATACAGTAAATAAACCAATGCCCCGATTTGTATAACGTACTTTCTAAATATCATCATTTCCAATGTGTGTACAGCCATTGTATATTAATACCACTATGTGGCAATTCCTAAGTGGCAATTTAAACAAGTCTGTGATTTTTTcccagaaaaaaaatgttgaatatatatgtactgCACTGTTAAGCTTAAGTGATCGTGATTGTATGAATTTGAGGTATATTATGCTCAGAGTAGAATTCCCTAGACATATTTTGAATTGGATTATATGACTCTGCACCCACAGAAATAAGAATttacgataaaaaaaaaatcttgtccTATCCAGATATCAAAACAGATCATTTCCATTAAGCAATGGAGACCAAAATATTGAAAGTCCTTTTTTGGCTGCCTATGCCAAAAGTGAGAGAAAACGAGAATATTCATTCGTTCAATTAATAGATTCAGTGATAACACTGCTGCTGTAGAACTTGAAGATGTATAATTCACCATTGTAACAAAACTTACGAAGACAAATAACAGAAttgtgaaaatcaaaatattgtcaTACTAAGGATAAAACCGAGTCTTAATTAAAGTTATAATGGCTGTTTTGTAGTTTCATGCTCCGAAATTATCTTAGAGACAAAAAACTTTGGAAGAACTCAGTTTTAGTAGTGTTATTTGCTGTTAAGTGCAAAGTGTATTATGGAAATATACACCGTGTGTTGAAAGTGTGTTATAATAGGTTTCCTGTAATGGCCACAATTTGGTACATTGGGAAGCtcaaaatcaacaaaacacTGCAATGTGTGCGTATATGATGTGACTAATGTGTTCATCAAAGTTTATTAAAGTAGATTACTTGTAACAGccataatttgaattattttaaattgtGAAATCAGCACAAATCTGTATTGTGTGCATATTATGTAACTGTAAATTCATCGCAGTTTATTTATGAGAGATTTATTGTAATAGTGACTTTCTCATCAATTTCATGATATGTTCATTTCAGTCATACTGTGGAGTGACACTTTGGTGTATATTTCACTACAAAATTTCATATGTTCATTTCACTGTGGGGTGACacttttgtgtacatttcactcaCTTTCATGATATGTTCATTTCAGTCATACTGTGGAGTGACACTTTGGTGTATATTTCactaaaaaaaatttcatatgTTCATTTCACTATGGAGTGACACTTTCGTGTACATTTCACTCACTTTCATGATATGTTCATTTCAGTCATACTGTGAAGTGACACTTTGGTGTATATTGCACTACAAAATTTCATATGTTCATTTCACTGTGGAGTGACACTTTCGTGTACTTTTCACTCACTTTCATGATATGTTCATTTCAGTCATACTGTGGAGTGACACTTTGGTGTATATTTCACTACAAAATTTCATATGTTCATTTCACTATGGAGTGACACTTTTGTGTACATTCCACTCACTTTCATGATATGTTCATTTCAGTCA
This Glandiceps talaboti chromosome 13, keGlaTala1.1, whole genome shotgun sequence DNA region includes the following protein-coding sequences:
- the LOC144444560 gene encoding calmodulin-regulated spectrin-associated protein 1-like isoform X1 produces the protein MTQQRQAIDSVAMSHEVPEIIPLDRYDAFKNKVHACIYWLISKAYPNDNIPEEFRAPFYMDNQGTEHVKPSVINQLVSAELYCRACSNIFQNIEYQWQGHWSVIQILSRKGIYVVDSNEEAVTEGLLIQNAPFKPNAHLALIECIMLAYIAEVVTIERVVQSVRRFATFNASSDLPYNSEDALLFWLNKICVTVKHRLEKEQKIQQQQLLQLPVAQAQRNDDTSLPRIIPKLVPPIPVMDDLLKDMGDGRCVAVALHFYAPQLLQIEDISIHENMSFADSIFNLQVIKSFSMAYMPGSYHLEHEDLLYTPLPLKTNILVYLAEVFWYMEMRRPDWVQPQGVTVERPVEKPESQKPPTGSRIGFTKSRPVSVAISSATKRSFQSSTTPPGPLRASHSNPEINKLVASQSAQPLLPRRYRHQRNSVHLDDKNENKQLRRFSSLENVKNSTIAWPEVADSSYYSGKGDKEGNGNGVNDLMKSEISESGSLLANVSIDTNLDEDLTDLELQSITSSVMSPLQTPTSVRTPSDNGVLMPATVKPRKENMHVIKKEEERGELLKRKTPSVERLNKNGEIPERVDGDSINDSSPDSIPDSIIMDQPPMRTKTKHGEAFFIDTSPTSPVEPAVTGSYTIADKPVTAESAVAAGIPIVSESPRKNPKEYLHGNPHTRHDMNITGSPQHSRHTETPRQPAGKITSMDGAGTNHITDTEISRDRDRELHKLHNDQTDREDTKKLFMMQFGQAMHRQQHVTPHQQDLGGEDGKTSHVACREAYDTTTTDTNHTHGNHADNRTMHLHNNVLTRQHEDELTGHNAHSNTVNHNMTSWLQHTHQHHSTNDNKTDSTSTVPVTSELMQIRMKLEEKRRLIESDKKHLEKSRARQRQRMGKAAFLQVIGKKDGPSSEVDVRERLAPRQQNVGQQPVPDEYYNKSFEKINANLTQLQGELLRLSQQQEQMKTAMTDSPRENEPQQEHFWLDRSGDQRQGDTESGGGVGGFYLGETPSSSVASTPSSTRSWAAENPLSKQSDYVGNWASAPNLTGSKPQRAPSPAYAESPDKYHQIGVTPSKFQPPDRYQQPSVTPSKFQPPDRYQQPSVTPSKFQAPDRYQQPAIIPSKFQRPASPRLQSGFQPGVTPSRYQPMTTPSITPSKFQPPDTGPANFSPAFSISPGEPNTSMGTNFAYSPFTNQTPSSVTGFTRTNQAAPAVTGYTPPSTNQNTSPIPFTLEQAMSSPYPAVSQQPASFAPSASHVSQQRTVQPLQPSATAPIQPAAASTPSPELLPQTLPSPVQQQPVQQQPSPTKQPRVVQQPESIPQKVVETEPVKPTPVIAQVLPKKVESEKKVSQPGDINTIAMTPQPVVLEKSPIIMDIKEEREKQQVQEENAKEEEEGEDGKVRGFIVGQESANDISTAKKKENFLRSRLKRQEEERAKKAAREVEAEKRREEQRIKQEEVERKKEEDRLRRERLKQEYLKRKQQQQQEQEQEKEDKDIIRKPRKPRPKSRVLSQPNLDQDLGSRESVVSTMSTQSQGRVPTSTHTSPGKTVTTVTFSNTLTVTDGQGAASPATTDTSSTPSVTSNGAQHANVFAEYSGPKLFVKPTTKTNRHLITNAITYCVLPGYVNRDMKDKILEELAKAEAKHFLILFRDAGCQFRAFYAYTPETEEIVKFYGTGPRQVAHSMIEKLFKYNSGGKHFSVIPSKTMSVSVDAFTIHNHLWQSKKAGLPKKH